In one Inquilinus sp. Marseille-Q2685 genomic region, the following are encoded:
- a CDS encoding MarR family winged helix-turn-helix transcriptional regulator: protein MALDWDTLSRTLRPENSPGFLLWQVANQWQRLQRSTLEPLGLTHVQFVLLAGLAWLSRKENDVTQARLAAFCKTDAMMTSQVVRSLEAGGFIARAPHPTDSRARQLRVTAKGAEVLNAAMPRVREADAQFFGALQESQGFVEQLRRLWASGAKREP, encoded by the coding sequence GTGGCATTGGACTGGGACACCCTCTCGCGCACCCTGCGCCCCGAGAACAGCCCCGGCTTCCTGCTGTGGCAGGTCGCCAATCAGTGGCAGCGGCTGCAGCGGTCGACCCTGGAGCCGCTCGGCCTCACCCACGTCCAGTTCGTGCTGCTGGCCGGCCTCGCCTGGCTGAGCCGCAAGGAGAACGACGTCACCCAGGCCCGGCTCGCCGCCTTCTGCAAGACCGACGCGATGATGACCAGCCAGGTGGTGCGGTCGCTGGAGGCCGGCGGCTTCATCGCCCGGGCGCCGCACCCGACCGACAGCCGGGCCCGGCAGCTCAGGGTCACCGCCAAGGGGGCCGAGGTGCTGAACGCCGCCATGCCGCGGGTGCGCGAGGCCGACGCCCAGTTCTTCGGCGCGCTGCAGGAAAGCCAGGGCTTCGTCGAGCAGCTGCGCCGGCTGTGGGCCAGCGGCGCCAAGCGCGAGCCCTGA
- a CDS encoding phytanoyl-CoA dioxygenase family protein — MAALSEHAAKAGRMTRFLVQRRFQRVAWRDWVADRIAGRIGRGPVAGSAEGQGAAAALTGDGFAMTPWLMTPDRVEEMRRHFAGHPSFNPYKPEHGTFQAPDQAPPGTHVAHFRPEVVVNAPHALAIANDPAVLEAVQAALGCKPTISYMAAWWSIAGDGQAQHAELFHRDYDDWRFIKLFVYLTDVDAGAGPHIYVRGSHREDRLMPIRRYSDAEVEGAFGRERFVQFEGPAGTSFLENTFGFHRGLPARQTPRLIFQVVYCQGPILYGPPRPIVDAGRVPPGLTLDPYVNRVYLRA, encoded by the coding sequence ATGGCAGCCCTTTCCGAACACGCGGCCAAGGCCGGCCGGATGACCCGGTTCCTGGTGCAGCGCCGGTTCCAGCGCGTCGCGTGGCGGGACTGGGTGGCCGATCGGATCGCCGGCCGGATCGGGCGCGGTCCGGTCGCCGGGTCGGCGGAGGGCCAGGGGGCCGCCGCGGCCCTGACCGGCGACGGCTTCGCCATGACGCCCTGGCTGATGACGCCGGATCGGGTCGAGGAGATGCGCCGTCACTTCGCCGGGCACCCGTCCTTCAACCCCTACAAGCCCGAGCACGGCACCTTCCAGGCGCCGGACCAGGCGCCGCCGGGCACCCATGTCGCGCATTTCCGGCCGGAGGTGGTGGTGAACGCGCCGCATGCGCTGGCCATCGCCAACGACCCGGCGGTGCTGGAGGCGGTGCAGGCGGCCCTCGGCTGCAAGCCGACGATCAGCTACATGGCCGCCTGGTGGTCGATCGCCGGCGACGGGCAGGCCCAGCACGCCGAGCTGTTCCACCGCGACTACGACGACTGGCGCTTCATCAAGCTGTTCGTCTATCTCACCGATGTCGACGCCGGGGCCGGGCCGCACATCTATGTCCGCGGTTCGCACCGCGAGGACCGGCTGATGCCGATCCGGCGCTACTCCGACGCCGAGGTCGAGGGCGCCTTCGGGCGCGAGCGCTTCGTCCAGTTCGAAGGGCCCGCCGGCACCAGCTTCCTGGAGAACACCTTCGGCTTCCATCGCGGCCTGCCGGCGCGGCAGACGCCGCGGCTGATCTTCCAGGTGGTCTACTGCCAGGGCCCGATCCTGTACGGCCCGCCGCGCCCGATCGTGGATGCCGGCCGGGTGCCGCCGGGCCTGACGCTCGATCCCTACGTCAACCGCGTCTATCTCCGGGCCTGA